A single Fundidesulfovibrio terrae DNA region contains:
- a CDS encoding autotransporter outer membrane beta-barrel domain-containing protein, with the protein MKRVALVAAVLSLATLIASAPASAAGKFNQLIGLGDSTLDTGYFRYASTGNAMLNANLVSAIAAGAQGGFAGPGVMTTTMLGGRFGLSAQPVSAGGTIYANGAAYTTLLSFTPGGPSIPGSLPGNVATTQQIANHLASGGGAANPSALYVVNTGNNDLIFVQNQSAAWIAANPNFLSNVASQLTLSVAALQAAGARTIMVPNTFYTSALLDLGGVIPASNADSYARAINYGNTKWTYLAAAGVRFIPADLTSMFRFVSTNPTLFGFTPSSVLSSNAPSPVAALFTSWADITPLQMQTYLFIDGKHLTTAGQQIETDYEHSLLVAPSLMSLLAEGPVQGGLARAATIQGQIDLSGQHRGDTGINVWASGGVSSLQIKNYSGFVEDTGTPFVGSVGADYQTSFGLILGAAFAAGTQTQNFSQGAGHYDQNDQAISLYTAYKYGPVWGNAVASYGLYQDKVSRNAPLGLFMDENSANTTGDSLGLALRLGGDLKWGLVTTGPVAGLVLQRVTIKGFTESGLSGVTALSYGEQKRDSAVTQLGWRILADVGRFQPFAEAKWNHELADPKRTVKAALTTISAPAYSMDAVPVTTDWGTVMFGTSFKVSERVMLKASFSTMFSNPQTVTYGGELGVNVSF; encoded by the coding sequence ATGAAACGTGTTGCCCTTGTCGCCGCCGTGCTCTCCCTGGCCACTCTCATCGCCTCCGCGCCCGCCAGCGCGGCAGGGAAGTTCAACCAGCTCATCGGCCTTGGCGACAGCACCCTGGACACAGGCTATTTCCGCTATGCTTCCACGGGAAACGCGATGCTCAACGCGAATCTCGTCTCAGCCATCGCGGCCGGGGCCCAGGGCGGGTTCGCCGGACCGGGCGTGATGACCACCACCATGCTTGGGGGCCGCTTCGGCCTGAGCGCCCAACCGGTCAGCGCCGGTGGAACCATCTACGCCAACGGCGCCGCCTATACGACGCTCCTGAGTTTCACCCCCGGCGGCCCCTCCATCCCGGGAAGTCTGCCCGGGAACGTGGCCACGACCCAGCAGATCGCCAATCACCTTGCCTCCGGGGGAGGCGCAGCCAATCCCAGCGCCCTGTATGTCGTCAACACCGGCAACAACGACCTGATCTTCGTGCAGAACCAGAGCGCAGCCTGGATCGCCGCCAACCCCAACTTCCTCAGTAACGTGGCTTCCCAACTCACTCTGAGCGTGGCCGCCCTGCAGGCCGCCGGAGCCCGCACCATCATGGTGCCCAACACCTTCTACACCTCGGCCCTGTTGGACCTTGGCGGCGTCATCCCCGCGAGCAACGCCGATTCCTACGCCCGGGCCATCAACTACGGGAATACGAAGTGGACGTATCTTGCGGCTGCGGGCGTGCGCTTCATCCCCGCCGACCTCACCAGCATGTTCCGGTTCGTATCCACAAATCCCACTCTGTTCGGATTCACGCCGTCCTCGGTGCTGTCGTCCAACGCCCCTTCACCCGTGGCCGCCCTGTTTACCAGTTGGGCCGACATCACCCCCCTCCAGATGCAGACCTATCTCTTCATCGACGGCAAGCACCTGACCACGGCTGGACAGCAGATAGAAACCGATTACGAGCACAGCCTGCTCGTTGCGCCAAGCCTCATGTCGCTTCTGGCCGAAGGCCCGGTGCAGGGCGGCCTCGCGCGCGCGGCCACCATCCAGGGACAGATCGACCTGTCCGGGCAGCACCGAGGCGACACCGGCATCAACGTCTGGGCCAGCGGCGGGGTCAGCTCGCTTCAAATCAAGAACTACTCGGGCTTTGTGGAAGATACCGGCACCCCGTTCGTGGGCTCCGTGGGCGCGGACTATCAGACCAGCTTCGGGCTCATCCTGGGCGCGGCCTTCGCGGCCGGCACCCAGACCCAGAACTTCTCCCAGGGGGCAGGACATTACGACCAGAACGACCAGGCCATAAGCCTCTACACCGCCTACAAATACGGGCCGGTGTGGGGAAACGCCGTGGCCTCCTACGGCCTGTACCAGGACAAGGTCAGCCGCAACGCGCCCCTGGGCCTGTTCATGGACGAGAACAGCGCCAACACCACCGGCGATTCCCTGGGCTTGGCCCTGCGCCTGGGCGGGGACCTGAAGTGGGGCCTTGTGACCACCGGGCCGGTAGCTGGCCTGGTGCTGCAGCGCGTGACCATCAAGGGATTCACCGAGTCCGGATTGAGCGGCGTCACCGCCCTTTCCTACGGCGAGCAGAAGCGCGATTCCGCCGTCACCCAGCTGGGCTGGCGGATCCTCGCTGACGTGGGGCGGTTCCAGCCCTTCGCCGAAGCCAAATGGAACCACGAGCTGGCCGACCCCAAGCGCACGGTGAAGGCCGCGCTCACCACCATTTCAGCCCCCGCGTATTCCATGGACGCCGTGCCGGTGACCACCGATTGGGGCACCGTGATGTTCGGCACATCCTTCAAGGTGAGTGAGCGGGTGATGCTCAAGGCCTCGTTCTCCACCATGTTCAGCAACCCGCAGACGGTGACCTACGGCGGCGAACTGGGCGTGAACGTCAGTTTCTGA
- a CDS encoding Tex family protein, translating into MTQGSIRVNEKYSSRIAKEMSLSVTQVEAVARLVAEGATVPFVARYRKEATGSLDEVAVAAIRDRLEELAELDKRREAILSSLEERGLLTPELQAALEIAQDKARLEDAYLPYRPKRRTRASMARERGLEPLARALMAQQGRDPKPLARPFVDAGKGVPDVEAALAGARDILAEEMAEAPRLRAAVRDLFFRRGRFLSKVVKGKQEAGATFRDWFAWDEPLRSIPGHRALAMFRGEAEGFLSLSLRPPEEEILDLARRSPECGVRGRGPDAREVETALADGCKRLLAPSLESEVRAEVKARADAEAIRVFASNLRGLLLAPPLGQKRVLALDPGFRTGAKLTVLDAQGGLLHHATIYPTTSTGQREIAAALLKELCARFRIEAVAIGNGTAGRETEAFVRELGLGLPVVLVNEAGASIYSASETARREFPDLDLTVRGSVSIGRRLMDPLAELVKLDPKSIGVGQYQHDVDQAGLRRALDDVVMSCVNAVGVDVNTASQELLTAVSGLGPALAKAVVAHRDENGPFRSRDALRKVKRLGPKAYEQAAGFLRVRGEEPLDASAVHPERYALVRRMARDAQCTVDQLLSDPSARARVRLEEYVSEDIGMPTLTDIMAELEKPGRDPRAGFSAFAFAEGVNRIEDLTPGMELPGIVTNVTKFGAFVDVGVHRDGMVHVSQLADRFVSDPAEVVSVGREVLVRVVDVDLQRGRIGLSMRGLSAKRGG; encoded by the coding sequence ATGACCCAAGGAAGTATCCGCGTGAACGAAAAGTACAGCTCCCGCATCGCCAAGGAAATGTCCCTGTCCGTGACCCAGGTGGAAGCCGTGGCCAGGCTGGTGGCGGAGGGGGCCACGGTCCCCTTCGTGGCCCGCTACCGCAAGGAAGCCACGGGCTCCCTGGACGAAGTGGCCGTTGCGGCCATCCGTGACCGCCTGGAGGAACTGGCCGAACTGGACAAACGCCGCGAGGCCATCCTCTCCTCCCTGGAAGAGCGCGGGCTTCTCACTCCCGAGTTGCAGGCGGCCCTGGAGATAGCCCAGGACAAGGCCAGGCTGGAGGACGCGTACCTGCCGTACCGGCCGAAACGGCGCACCAGGGCGTCCATGGCGCGGGAACGGGGGCTGGAACCCTTGGCCCGGGCGCTCATGGCCCAGCAGGGCCGCGATCCCAAGCCCCTTGCCCGGCCTTTCGTGGATGCGGGCAAGGGGGTGCCAGATGTGGAGGCCGCCCTGGCCGGGGCCCGGGACATCCTGGCCGAGGAGATGGCCGAGGCCCCCCGCCTGCGGGCGGCCGTGCGCGACCTCTTTTTTCGCCGCGGCCGGTTTCTGTCCAAGGTGGTCAAGGGCAAGCAGGAGGCCGGTGCGACCTTCCGCGACTGGTTCGCCTGGGATGAGCCGTTGCGGTCCATTCCGGGGCACCGCGCCCTGGCCATGTTCAGGGGGGAGGCCGAGGGGTTCCTGTCGCTTAGCCTGCGGCCGCCGGAGGAAGAGATTCTCGACCTGGCCCGGCGGTCGCCGGAGTGCGGGGTGCGCGGCCGGGGGCCGGACGCACGGGAGGTGGAGACCGCCCTGGCCGACGGGTGCAAGCGCCTGCTGGCCCCGTCCCTGGAGAGCGAAGTCCGGGCCGAGGTGAAGGCCCGGGCCGACGCCGAGGCCATCCGCGTATTCGCTTCCAACCTGCGCGGGCTCCTCTTGGCGCCGCCCCTGGGCCAGAAGAGGGTGCTGGCCTTGGACCCGGGCTTCCGCACCGGGGCCAAGCTCACCGTGCTGGACGCCCAGGGGGGGCTTCTGCACCACGCCACGATTTATCCCACCACATCGACCGGCCAGCGGGAGATCGCCGCCGCCCTGCTCAAGGAGCTGTGCGCCCGCTTCCGGATCGAGGCCGTAGCCATCGGCAACGGCACCGCGGGCCGGGAAACCGAGGCCTTCGTGCGCGAGCTGGGCCTTGGGCTGCCCGTGGTGCTGGTGAACGAGGCCGGGGCTTCGATCTACTCCGCGTCGGAGACCGCGCGGCGGGAATTCCCTGACCTGGACCTGACCGTACGCGGATCCGTAAGCATAGGGCGCAGGCTCATGGACCCCCTGGCCGAGCTGGTGAAGCTCGACCCCAAATCCATCGGCGTGGGCCAATACCAACACGACGTGGACCAGGCCGGGCTGCGCCGGGCCCTGGACGACGTGGTCATGAGCTGCGTGAACGCCGTGGGCGTGGATGTGAACACGGCCAGCCAGGAGCTGCTGACGGCGGTGTCCGGGCTGGGCCCGGCCCTGGCCAAGGCCGTGGTGGCGCACCGCGACGAGAACGGCCCTTTCCGCTCCCGGGACGCCCTGCGCAAGGTCAAAAGGCTCGGGCCCAAGGCCTACGAGCAGGCTGCCGGATTTTTGCGGGTGCGCGGGGAAGAGCCGCTGGACGCGAGCGCCGTACACCCCGAACGCTACGCCCTGGTGCGGCGCATGGCCCGGGACGCGCAATGCACCGTGGACCAGCTCCTGTCCGACCCCTCCGCCAGGGCCAGGGTGCGCCTGGAGGAGTACGTCTCGGAAGACATCGGCATGCCCACCCTGACGGACATCATGGCCGAACTGGAAAAGCCCGGCCGGGATCCCAGGGCCGGTTTCAGCGCCTTCGCCTTCGCCGAGGGCGTGAACCGTATCGAGGACCTGACCCCCGGCATGGAACTGCCCGGCATCGTCACCAACGTGACCAAGTTCGGGGCCTTCGTGGACGTAGGCGTGCACCGCGACGGAATGGTGCACGTGAGCCAGCTGGCGGACCGCTTCGTGTCGGACCCGGCGGAGGTCGTGTCCGTCGGACGGGAGGTGCTGGTGCGGGTGGTGGACGTCGATTTGCAGCGCGGCCGCATCGGGCTCAGCATGCGCGGCCTTTCTGCGAAAAGGGGCGGCTAA